A genomic window from Exiguobacterium acetylicum DSM 20416 includes:
- a CDS encoding type II secretion system protein, with amino-acid sequence MVERLKEIWLDAKQMRDERGLTLIELLVVVVILGIIAAIAVVAIGGLIENSRKDAVVSDAKQLVAAAKLYTSSNPVQPGETVKVGVNDNNDAIVANDVTKGTAAAPRTDSLKKYIDDMKDALNSDADYKDSYVVVTEKNGSYTYAVTLTSKSTDYTYFSASAPSALKRSGVKEK; translated from the coding sequence ATGGTAGAACGTTTAAAAGAAATCTGGTTAGATGCAAAACAAATGCGTGATGAGCGCGGGTTGACGTTGATCGAGTTACTCGTCGTCGTCGTTATCTTAGGAATCATTGCAGCAATCGCTGTCGTCGCAATCGGTGGATTGATTGAGAACTCACGTAAGGATGCAGTTGTTTCGGATGCGAAGCAATTAGTAGCTGCAGCAAAACTTTATACATCTTCGAATCCTGTTCAGCCTGGTGAAACAGTAAAAGTTGGGGTTAATGACAATAACGACGCTATCGTGGCTAACGATGTTACTAAAGGTACTGCAGCAGCACCACGCACAGACTCTTTGAAAAAGTATATTGATGATATGAAGGATGCATTGAACTCTGATGCAGACTATAAAGATTCATATGTAGTTGTCACTGAGAAAAATGGTTCATACACATATGCAGTCACGTTAACTAGTAAATCAACAGATTATACTTATTTTAGTGCTTCAGCTCCTTCAGCATTAAAGCGCAGTGGAGTAAAAGAAAAGTAA
- a CDS encoding type II secretion system F family protein — protein sequence MAVFIYEGRTIAGKRKKGKITALTKREAAERLRTDQIAVTSLEKQESKGLNTEITFLSAKPKIEHLVMYARQFATLVRSGVSIVKATEILRKQTESKPLERALVEVEDDLRSGIQFSQAIEKHPRVFDTFFVSMAMAGEASGNLEEALDNIVTQLEKQYEIKRKVISALIYPAVVSLVAVGVVVFLMMNVVPTFASIFDQLGSELPLITKLVVAVSDFFVAYWWVLLLIAFGLIGLLYFNLKNERQRLFFDRFLLMVPVFGPLIQKSQIALMTRGLSVLLNASVPILASLDITERIVTNRIIRKGIASANEAMSRGIPMHEPLEKNKYFPPLVTQMIAIGEESGRLDTMLTEVANFYETEVETTTDRLKSIIEPLLIVVLAAIVGVIVIAVVVPMFKIYSDIQAS from the coding sequence ATGGCAGTATTCATTTATGAAGGTCGGACGATTGCCGGCAAACGAAAGAAAGGCAAGATTACAGCACTGACGAAACGAGAAGCTGCAGAACGGTTGCGGACGGATCAGATTGCTGTGACCTCGCTTGAAAAACAAGAATCGAAAGGCTTGAACACCGAGATTACGTTTCTCAGTGCCAAACCGAAAATCGAACATCTCGTCATGTATGCGCGGCAGTTCGCGACCCTCGTGCGGTCCGGTGTCTCAATCGTCAAGGCGACGGAAATTCTACGCAAGCAGACGGAGTCGAAACCACTTGAACGGGCACTCGTTGAGGTCGAGGACGATTTGCGAAGTGGGATCCAGTTTTCGCAAGCAATCGAAAAGCATCCACGTGTCTTTGATACGTTCTTCGTCAGTATGGCGATGGCGGGAGAGGCGAGTGGTAATCTCGAGGAAGCACTCGATAACATCGTCACTCAACTTGAAAAGCAGTACGAAATTAAACGGAAGGTCATCTCGGCGTTGATTTATCCTGCGGTCGTTTCACTCGTTGCCGTTGGAGTCGTCGTTTTCTTGATGATGAACGTCGTGCCGACCTTTGCATCGATCTTCGATCAGCTCGGTAGTGAACTACCATTGATCACGAAGCTCGTCGTCGCAGTATCCGACTTCTTCGTCGCTTATTGGTGGGTACTATTACTGATTGCCTTCGGATTGATTGGCTTACTGTATTTCAATTTAAAAAACGAACGGCAACGTTTATTCTTTGATCGATTCTTATTGATGGTTCCAGTCTTTGGTCCATTGATCCAAAAATCGCAAATTGCCTTGATGACGCGTGGACTATCAGTATTGTTGAACGCTTCGGTCCCGATCCTGGCATCGCTCGACATCACGGAACGGATCGTCACGAATCGGATCATCCGGAAGGGGATTGCGAGTGCCAATGAAGCGATGTCACGCGGAATTCCGATGCACGAGCCGCTTGAGAAAAACAAATATTTTCCACCGCTCGTCACGCAGATGATTGCGATTGGCGAAGAATCAGGGCGTCTTGATACGATGTTGACGGAAGTCGCAAACTTCTATGAGACAGAAGTCGAGACGACGACGGACCGATTAAAGTCGATTATTGAGCCGTTGCTGATTGTTGTCCTCGCTGCCATCGTTGGGGTCATCGTCATTGCCGTCGTCGTACCGATGTTTAAAATTTACTCGGATATCCAAGCAAGTTGA
- a CDS encoding type IV pilus twitching motility protein PilT, with product MNSTIERAQIEDILRSSKERGASDVHLTAGSPPVFRINGTLTPFGTEKMKPIIIDGFVQSLITEEMYQQLKQDRDIDFSFGVTGVARYRVNCFYQRGALSMAFRTIPTEVPTLEQLALPPVLKRFLTKPHGLILVTGPTGSGKSTTLAAMINEINQTMYKRIITLEDPIEYLHSHHKSLIDQREIGIDAPRFATGLRSALRQDPDVILLGEMRDLETIATAVTAAETGHLVFATVHTSTAASTVSRIIDVFPSEQQDQIRAQLANVLAGVVSQRLMPRSDGTGRVAALEIMVDTPAVSNLIRTGKEYQIQSVLQTGKQYGMQTMQMALQDLVSRGLIPASAASPYISG from the coding sequence ATGAACAGTACGATCGAACGGGCACAAATCGAAGATATTTTACGTTCGTCGAAAGAGCGAGGCGCATCCGATGTTCACTTGACGGCGGGATCACCGCCCGTCTTTCGGATCAACGGAACGTTGACACCGTTTGGAACAGAAAAGATGAAACCGATCATCATTGATGGATTTGTTCAGTCGTTGATCACGGAAGAAATGTATCAACAGCTGAAGCAGGACCGGGATATCGATTTTTCGTTCGGTGTGACCGGTGTCGCCCGGTACCGGGTCAACTGTTTTTACCAACGGGGCGCTTTGTCGATGGCGTTTCGAACGATTCCTACCGAGGTGCCAACGCTTGAGCAATTAGCGTTGCCGCCTGTCTTAAAGCGATTCTTAACGAAACCACACGGCTTGATTCTCGTGACGGGTCCGACGGGTTCCGGAAAATCGACGACGCTTGCAGCGATGATCAATGAAATTAATCAGACGATGTATAAACGGATCATTACGCTGGAGGATCCGATTGAGTACTTACATAGTCATCATAAAAGTCTTATTGATCAGCGGGAAATCGGGATTGATGCGCCGCGCTTTGCGACTGGATTACGGTCAGCGCTCCGTCAAGATCCGGATGTCATTTTGCTTGGAGAGATGCGAGACCTTGAAACGATCGCGACCGCCGTGACAGCAGCAGAAACTGGTCACCTCGTCTTTGCAACGGTCCATACGTCGACGGCTGCCTCGACAGTCAGCCGGATCATCGATGTTTTCCCGTCAGAGCAACAAGATCAGATTCGGGCTCAACTCGCAAACGTTCTTGCGGGTGTCGTCTCGCAACGCCTGATGCCGCGTTCGGATGGAACTGGACGCGTCGCAGCCCTTGAAATCATGGTCGATACACCAGCTGTCTCGAACTTGATTCGGACCGGTAAGGAATATCAGATTCAATCCGTCCTGCAGACGGGTAAACAATACGGCATGCAGACGATGCAGATGGCATTGCAGGATCTCGTCAGTCGGGGATTGATTCCGGCTTCTGCTGCATCACCGTACATATCGGGGTGA
- a CDS encoding GspE/PulE family protein, which translates to MAMKRKRLGEMLIEESLVTEQQVEEALTVKRSTEKLGDALLRLGHLTEQQLLEALHHQLKIPIIQLYNYPVDVAVTKLISKDLAQRHTLVPVYREGNRLFIAMADPMDLIAIDDLRMQTGLSIDVGIATRDEIRRTILKYYDIDSSLREPLESDDMMESDQSRDVVTREDAPIIRLVNQILENAIAQRASDIHMDPQETSMTIRIRIDGELRTENNYPKQIQSILTTRIKVMSELDITESRLPQDGRIKYVFNGLPYDFRVSTLPTVYGEKVVIRILDSSNSNISISKIGFSSRNEAQFREMLKRPNGIILITGPTGSGKSSTLYAALNELNDESRNIITVEDPVEYQVDGINQVQVNAKIGLTFASGLRSILRQDPNVVMVGEIRDIETAEISIRASLTGHLVLSTLHTNSAVSSITRLIDMGVEPFLVAASVSGLIAQRLVRRVCRDCGEVHPISKREQELFDQERIEATTVMRGRGCSSCNMTGYRGRVAIQEVIMVDEVLRRMIMNQSTESDITAYVKEQGQRFLLADGLTKVADGITTTEEILRTVISE; encoded by the coding sequence ATGGCAATGAAACGAAAACGTTTAGGGGAAATGTTGATCGAAGAAAGCCTCGTGACGGAGCAACAAGTCGAAGAGGCGTTGACGGTTAAACGATCGACCGAAAAACTCGGGGATGCACTCCTTCGACTTGGTCACTTGACGGAACAACAATTACTAGAGGCGCTACATCACCAATTGAAGATTCCGATCATCCAGCTGTACAACTATCCAGTTGACGTCGCTGTCACGAAACTGATTTCAAAAGACCTCGCACAGCGACATACGCTCGTCCCGGTCTACCGGGAAGGAAATCGTCTATTCATCGCCATGGCGGATCCGATGGATTTGATCGCGATCGATGATTTGCGGATGCAGACCGGTCTATCAATCGATGTCGGAATCGCGACGCGTGACGAAATCAGACGAACGATTCTGAAATACTACGACATTGATTCGTCGTTACGGGAGCCACTCGAATCCGATGACATGATGGAGTCGGATCAATCCCGTGATGTCGTGACACGCGAAGATGCACCCATCATCCGGCTCGTCAATCAAATTTTAGAGAACGCGATTGCCCAGCGTGCATCAGATATTCATATGGATCCACAGGAAACGTCGATGACGATCCGAATCCGGATTGATGGAGAATTACGAACGGAGAACAACTATCCGAAACAGATCCAAAGCATTCTGACGACCCGGATCAAGGTCATGAGTGAACTAGATATCACCGAGTCACGCTTGCCACAGGATGGACGGATTAAATATGTCTTTAACGGATTACCATATGATTTCCGTGTCTCGACCTTGCCGACCGTTTACGGTGAAAAGGTCGTTATCCGGATTCTTGACAGCTCGAACTCGAACATCTCGATTTCAAAAATCGGTTTTAGTTCGCGGAATGAAGCACAGTTCCGGGAGATGTTGAAGCGTCCGAACGGGATTATCTTGATTACTGGTCCGACCGGTTCCGGGAAATCGTCGACGTTGTATGCCGCCTTAAATGAGTTGAATGACGAGTCGCGCAACATCATCACTGTCGAAGATCCAGTCGAGTACCAGGTCGATGGGATCAACCAGGTTCAAGTCAATGCGAAGATTGGTTTGACGTTTGCGAGTGGTCTTCGCTCGATCCTTCGTCAGGATCCGAACGTCGTCATGGTCGGGGAGATTCGAGATATTGAGACGGCTGAGATTTCGATTCGTGCCTCGCTGACAGGACACTTGGTTCTTTCGACTTTGCACACGAACTCTGCCGTTAGTTCGATTACGCGATTGATCGACATGGGAGTGGAACCGTTCCTCGTAGCTGCTTCTGTCAGTGGATTGATTGCACAACGACTCGTTCGCCGTGTTTGTCGTGATTGTGGCGAAGTCCATCCGATTTCAAAACGAGAGCAAGAGTTATTTGATCAAGAGAGAATTGAAGCGACAACGGTCATGCGTGGACGTGGTTGCTCGTCTTGTAATATGACGGGGTACCGCGGACGGGTTGCGATTCAAGAGGTCATCATGGTCGACGAAGTGTTACGTCGGATGATCATGAACCAATCGACGGAAAGTGATATCACAGCGTATGTCAAGGAACAAGGTCAACGGTTCCTGCTTGCAGATGGTCTAACCAAAGTCGCAGATGGGATTACGACGACAGAAGAGATTTTACGGACGGTGATTTCAGAATGA
- a CDS encoding G5 domain-containing protein: MDRKEAQSKVEKAITEWTKKAPLTTGTGEETTPIPTEVVTINAADSVKKASLKKGGDLMVTVDEASLENFLATQPISYSDEQLVTFKTWLIDTSKTLQEGNFDPAQSDAAVDPTGEVVSTVSFSTRSAAEEQMITAMMNVEIKPGQLMNVKTYGMDAVAGSYVGSKLYELFAKTPFEIVERMPHAALPDGVTLGYDVKIDEKTDFAVRNTQASIYRVIATQNGSDVTLELRGTPFKETVTTVLEGEKMIPFRTITRYSATLTAGTTSDTQAGEEGKSIEVYRVTKTAQGEKKQLLSLDFYSAIPAIVTKSSQEEQAPVVVPEPEDDTNSDDSTDTNDSNDSTDTNNDQTTDEPQTDGVETPDTPTSPTSPTTPDTPDSNETGDPASPVEGETTGEPVG, translated from the coding sequence ATGGATCGAAAGGAAGCACAATCGAAAGTTGAGAAAGCGATTACGGAGTGGACGAAGAAAGCGCCGCTGACGACTGGAACGGGAGAAGAGACGACACCGATTCCAACAGAAGTCGTGACGATCAACGCCGCTGATTCTGTCAAAAAAGCTTCTTTGAAAAAAGGCGGAGACTTGATGGTGACGGTAGATGAAGCGTCGCTTGAGAATTTTCTAGCGACGCAGCCAATCAGTTACTCGGATGAGCAACTCGTTACCTTTAAGACATGGTTAATCGATACGAGCAAAACGTTACAGGAAGGAAACTTTGATCCTGCTCAATCGGATGCTGCAGTCGATCCAACAGGTGAGGTCGTTTCAACGGTTTCGTTCTCGACGCGTTCTGCTGCTGAAGAACAGATGATCACAGCAATGATGAATGTGGAAATCAAGCCGGGACAATTGATGAATGTCAAGACGTACGGTATGGATGCAGTCGCGGGATCGTATGTCGGTAGCAAGTTATACGAATTGTTTGCAAAAACGCCATTTGAAATCGTCGAACGGATGCCGCATGCGGCATTACCAGACGGCGTCACACTGGGATACGATGTCAAAATTGACGAAAAAACAGATTTTGCCGTTCGTAATACACAAGCATCCATCTATCGTGTCATTGCGACCCAAAACGGAAGCGATGTCACGCTTGAATTGCGAGGCACACCGTTCAAAGAAACGGTCACGACCGTCCTTGAAGGCGAAAAAATGATTCCATTCCGGACGATCACACGTTATTCTGCAACGCTCACGGCAGGAACGACGAGTGATACACAAGCGGGAGAAGAAGGGAAATCGATTGAAGTCTATCGCGTGACGAAGACGGCTCAAGGGGAGAAGAAGCAGTTATTGTCTCTTGATTTCTACAGCGCCATCCCGGCAATCGTCACAAAGAGTAGTCAAGAAGAACAAGCACCTGTCGTCGTACCTGAACCGGAAGACGACACGAACTCCGATGATTCGACAGATACGAATGATTCCAATGATTCAACGGATACAAATAATGACCAAACAACGGATGAGCCGCAGACAGATGGCGTCGAGACGCCAGATACACCAACGTCTCCGACAAGTCCGACGACACCCGACACACCAGATAGTAATGAAACGGGTGATCCTGCTTCACCAGTAGAAGGTGAAACAACAGGGGAACCTGTTGGATAA
- a CDS encoding prepilin-type N-terminal cleavage/methylation domain-containing protein, protein MQREQGGFSLIEVLVSITILSIISVSLISIFSQSLAASRDSTELTFANYLAKNATSYIKREALEATSDEPFAFSSLSTQADKATYLNGKYVIPEPTSPSCELSAICSSIFTNPEINNIAFEVKYSVTPRKLEGVVNPNLLDLHVFVYIEGTTEPITSLKGSITNATLNQSFPTTK, encoded by the coding sequence ATGCAACGCGAGCAAGGCGGTTTTTCGCTAATCGAAGTATTAGTCAGTATTACGATCTTATCTATCATATCGGTCTCTCTGATCAGCATTTTTTCTCAGTCACTAGCTGCCTCACGCGACAGTACAGAGTTGACGTTTGCGAATTATTTGGCAAAAAACGCAACCTCTTATATCAAGCGAGAAGCTTTAGAAGCGACAAGTGATGAACCCTTCGCCTTCAGTTCTCTATCTACACAGGCAGACAAAGCTACTTATCTGAATGGAAAATATGTCATTCCAGAGCCTACGTCTCCTTCTTGTGAACTATCGGCTATTTGCTCATCAATCTTTACTAATCCTGAAATCAATAATATTGCCTTTGAAGTCAAATACAGTGTGACTCCTCGGAAACTCGAAGGAGTCGTTAATCCGAATCTTCTGGACCTCCATGTATTCGTTTACATAGAAGGAACAACTGAACCGATTACATCATTGAAAGGATCGATTACGAATGCGACGCTCAATCAAAGTTTTCCGACAACAAAATGA
- a CDS encoding prepilin-type N-terminal cleavage/methylation domain-containing protein, whose amino-acid sequence MRRSIKVFRQQNDGFSLVELLVAIVIASIFSAVILTVFISGTKSFRATGIISELRSEADSRVGIILNEIGGFDAIRIDEAKQLSFYKRTLPVLNADTGLLERASGFEPFNATEEASSSEKEVTPVRYTFAEQTLDSTELTYESTPQSIDDQTELLQTFKLSSPEYQTITSGTYPGRYVIHGILTITTTIQSTDQEEVQTFTSTIGF is encoded by the coding sequence ATGCGACGCTCAATCAAAGTTTTCCGACAACAAAATGACGGCTTCTCGCTCGTCGAACTACTCGTCGCCATCGTCATCGCCTCGATTTTCAGTGCTGTCATCCTGACGGTATTCATCTCTGGTACGAAAAGCTTTCGGGCAACAGGAATCATCAGTGAACTGCGTAGTGAAGCTGATAGCCGCGTCGGTATCATATTAAATGAAATCGGTGGATTTGATGCAATCCGAATCGATGAAGCAAAACAGCTATCGTTTTATAAAAGAACACTTCCTGTCTTAAACGCCGACACCGGTCTACTTGAACGCGCCAGTGGATTTGAACCTTTTAACGCAACAGAAGAAGCATCTTCTTCAGAGAAGGAAGTGACACCAGTTCGTTATACGTTCGCAGAACAAACTTTAGACAGCACCGAACTAACGTACGAATCGACACCACAGTCGATCGACGACCAAACGGAATTACTTCAAACTTTTAAGTTATCGAGTCCCGAGTATCAAACCATTACATCAGGAACATATCCGGGGCGCTATGTCATTCACGGGATTTTAACGATTACAACTACGATTCAATCGACAGATCAAGAAGAAGTCCAGACCTTCACGAGTACGATTGGATTTTAA
- a CDS encoding ankyrin repeat domain-containing protein — translation MKRRRIIVVLLILIIIGIGGAAYVIKANQQAALEQGLRSEKPGRLANALKDASLSTKEKNRYIRQFQETLAFDKAKLLLDEQTVKNKANWFYAAQFAPRSTVSAWLAKGAKISRLNAQGQSVLHVATSVNRSIDAYALLIKEASKKELNRMDDFGHTPLFYATLDQNEAAIELLLEAGADSNRGKEKPVYETVKQNRKDLYAMLEQSGATVESKKVKKLAKEYRATKF, via the coding sequence ATGAAACGCAGACGAATCATTGTCGTACTCTTGATTTTAATCATTATTGGAATCGGGGGAGCGGCGTACGTTATAAAAGCGAATCAACAAGCAGCATTGGAACAAGGACTGCGTTCAGAAAAACCAGGACGACTTGCGAACGCATTAAAAGACGCTTCTTTATCAACAAAGGAGAAAAATCGTTACATTCGTCAATTCCAGGAAACACTCGCTTTTGACAAAGCAAAACTCCTTCTTGATGAGCAGACCGTAAAAAATAAAGCGAACTGGTTTTATGCGGCGCAATTTGCGCCGCGGAGTACAGTCTCAGCATGGTTGGCGAAAGGTGCAAAAATTAGTCGACTGAATGCACAAGGTCAGTCAGTTCTTCATGTTGCGACGAGTGTAAATCGATCGATTGATGCGTATGCTCTTTTGATAAAAGAAGCGTCTAAAAAAGAGCTCAATCGGATGGATGACTTTGGGCATACACCACTCTTTTATGCGACACTGGATCAAAATGAGGCAGCGATTGAACTGTTGTTAGAAGCAGGAGCTGATTCGAATCGTGGGAAAGAGAAACCGGTCTATGAAACGGTCAAACAAAATCGAAAAGATTTGTACGCCATGTTAGAACAGAGCGGAGCAACGGTAGAAAGCAAAAAGGTGAAAAAGCTCGCTAAGGAATACCGAGCAACAAAATTCTAG
- a CDS encoding DUF5057 domain-containing protein, translating to MTVKQDGSTLATISSIAVPNRPIEFSYVLDQSTIDTTATLYIDFDSNDQFDESEKVDELSAVANGKLTYTFDVPSYTGPRQWMVRVTKSNGLTDYKTGSFLMKDQLAEAKVLQVLGTSLKGSLLTDLTGENLSKSDFYNFKLDVIDSAKFSSEAILKDLNTSYDMLIFGFQDTYGTASLTSSAFDKIKSFTNTGQGLMLTHDTIFRSKVTNSPTRWESDYAATSGQTYYTNMGFGAPKRSTKAIRQNEGQMTSYPFALDNEISIAQTHNQYFALDLEQPDLIPWYNIKETETSTDTGRTVGDARNHYYMYTKGNITYSGAGHTSSFPDVGERNLFTNTMYRAFTGANHKPLIKNVLPSDKSSYLENEPLAISYQVNDYDLQDRELKTRIYIDDEKVFENNKLKNNSFVSQSFESKLTGKTSVTIRIEAEDQRGAKTIETRTVQVVRPAASAPFVLSRSIDPATIPKGETADITYTVKTSPMMQKDAIGNNGYIMGQFSVTMENILFNEQFPSNLEILSTTGLTGTNITGQTIKGRLPDIEYDEAISGVHKGEWIANQSEVTFTVKVRAKDAAGVHLLDKKDNTLTSIKNIYRDKKNGKDKSTTVTNDPQAFPTIGYALTPSFATSAKIPSVKMDITTPSYKVLPEINPSGSQYGTLKWSIVDSEIASIDEAGVIKPKKVGTTQIKLVVPVGNGKELTATSELVINDVFGGLTVQNIPETLYVGETKSMLGIASMVSGRNTPIQWIITNDSRVTTNGLTKNTLELTGKTPGTVTVKAVVPATAGSSTYLAQSPEYTIQVKLPELSVSPSNLELWVGSNQDVTAIFKPNYPLPFTTSTVSNAIELKQTASGYTITGKSGTPNGPVEALLTLTDFPDTVAKTLVRVRENPLNLTADDIAMTMKDDKKSPILRWFPVTTTERFYRLEVLQGKEYVKIDPTGQALQPLRPGVARIKVTALKENKDVLEVMKDNQKTPLTTTFKVTIGSESGTSDLDGDVY from the coding sequence GTGACAGTAAAACAAGATGGAAGCACATTGGCGACCATCAGCTCAATCGCTGTACCGAATCGACCAATTGAGTTTAGTTATGTACTTGATCAGTCTACGATTGATACAACAGCAACGCTTTATATCGATTTTGACAGTAACGATCAGTTTGATGAATCAGAAAAAGTCGATGAATTATCAGCAGTAGCTAATGGAAAACTTACCTATACATTTGACGTTCCGAGTTACACTGGACCAAGACAATGGATGGTTCGAGTCACCAAAAGTAATGGATTGACGGATTACAAGACAGGTAGCTTTTTAATGAAAGACCAGTTAGCTGAAGCGAAAGTACTACAAGTTCTTGGAACGAGTTTGAAAGGTTCTCTTTTGACGGATTTAACTGGAGAGAATCTAAGTAAAAGTGATTTTTATAATTTCAAATTAGATGTTATAGATTCAGCAAAATTTTCGAGCGAAGCGATTTTGAAAGATTTAAATACTTCATATGACATGTTGATCTTTGGATTTCAAGATACGTATGGCACAGCTAGTCTTACTAGTTCGGCTTTCGATAAAATTAAATCATTTACGAATACTGGCCAAGGTTTAATGTTGACACACGATACTATCTTTAGATCGAAAGTAACGAATTCTCCAACACGTTGGGAATCAGACTATGCTGCAACGTCAGGTCAAACCTACTATACGAACATGGGATTTGGCGCACCTAAAAGATCCACAAAAGCTATTCGTCAAAATGAAGGACAAATGACATCGTATCCATTTGCTTTAGACAATGAGATTTCGATTGCACAAACACATAATCAGTACTTTGCTCTTGACTTAGAGCAACCAGATCTAATCCCTTGGTATAACATTAAAGAAACAGAAACAAGTACAGATACTGGTAGAACGGTAGGAGATGCTCGAAATCACTACTACATGTACACTAAAGGAAATATAACTTATTCAGGTGCTGGACATACTTCTTCTTTTCCTGATGTAGGGGAGCGGAACTTATTTACGAATACAATGTATCGTGCCTTCACCGGTGCTAATCATAAACCTTTAATCAAAAACGTTCTACCATCTGATAAATCAAGTTATCTTGAAAATGAGCCTCTGGCAATCTCATATCAAGTAAACGACTATGATCTTCAAGATCGTGAGCTGAAAACAAGAATCTATATCGATGATGAAAAAGTCTTTGAAAACAATAAGTTGAAAAATAATTCTTTTGTCAGCCAATCTTTTGAATCGAAGCTCACAGGAAAAACGAGCGTAACGATTCGAATTGAAGCAGAAGATCAACGTGGTGCGAAGACGATTGAGACTAGGACTGTTCAAGTCGTTCGTCCAGCTGCCTCCGCCCCATTCGTCTTGTCACGCTCGATTGATCCGGCAACAATTCCGAAAGGGGAAACAGCGGACATCACGTATACGGTTAAGACTTCTCCAATGATGCAAAAAGATGCAATCGGGAATAATGGATATATCATGGGACAATTTTCAGTGACGATGGAAAACATCCTGTTCAATGAACAATTTCCTAGTAACCTTGAGATACTCTCAACGACGGGGCTGACAGGAACGAATATAACTGGTCAGACGATAAAAGGGAGACTACCGGATATCGAATACGATGAGGCGATCTCAGGTGTTCATAAGGGGGAATGGATTGCGAATCAATCGGAAGTCACGTTTACTGTCAAAGTACGTGCGAAAGATGCCGCAGGAGTCCATTTACTCGATAAAAAAGACAACACGTTGACATCAATAAAAAATATTTATCGTGATAAAAAGAATGGGAAAGATAAATCGACAACCGTCACAAATGATCCACAAGCTTTTCCGACGATTGGTTATGCACTGACACCATCCTTTGCGACCAGTGCGAAGATTCCGTCCGTTAAGATGGATATCACGACACCATCTTATAAAGTCTTGCCAGAAATTAATCCTTCAGGCAGTCAATATGGCACGTTAAAATGGTCGATTGTGGATTCGGAAATCGCATCGATTGATGAGGCTGGTGTCATCAAACCGAAAAAAGTCGGAACGACACAGATTAAACTCGTTGTTCCAGTCGGAAACGGTAAAGAGTTGACAGCGACTTCAGAACTCGTCATCAATGATGTATTTGGAGGACTAACCGTTCAAAATATACCGGAGACATTATATGTTGGAGAGACAAAATCAATGTTAGGAATTGCTTCGATGGTATCAGGACGAAACACACCGATTCAATGGATTATAACGAACGATTCTCGTGTGACGACGAATGGCTTAACTAAAAATACGTTGGAGCTGACAGGAAAGACGCCAGGAACGGTCACGGTCAAAGCGGTCGTCCCTGCGACAGCTGGAAGCTCTACTTATCTTGCACAGTCGCCAGAGTACACGATTCAAGTCAAGTTGCCAGAATTATCCGTCTCGCCAAGTAATCTTGAACTGTGGGTCGGATCGAACCAAGATGTGACAGCGATATTTAAACCGAACTATCCATTACCATTTACGACTTCGACTGTTAGTAATGCAATTGAATTGAAACAGACGGCATCGGGTTATACGATCACAGGTAAATCCGGCACACCAAACGGACCGGTCGAAGCGCTACTTACATTGACAGATTTCCCAGATACAGTAGCGAAGACGCTCGTACGGGTACGTGAGAATCCACTTAATCTGACAGCCGATGATATCGCGATGACGATGAAAGATGATAAGAAATCACCGATTCTGCGCTGGTTCCCAGTGACGACGACGGAACGCTTCTATCGGTTGGAAGTGCTTCAGGGTAAGGAATACGTCAAAATTGATCCAACAGGACAAGCGCTACAACCACTTCGTCCAGGTGTGGCACGTATCAAGGTAACGGCATTAAAAGAAAACAAAGATGTGCTCGAAGTCATGAAAGACAATCAAAAAACACCACTAACGACGACATTCAAGGTGACGATCGGTTCTGAATCAGGTACGTCAGACTTGGATGGAGATGTTTATTAA